CTTTCGCTTCCTGTTTTGTTCAGCATATTTCCTGCTACAAAAGACTATACAACAACATTGCTCAAGTGGATTTTAACGCCAGCTAAATTGGCGTTTATGGGGTTTATAAGCTTTTTGCCAAGCTTGTTTACCATAATTGTGATCATCATTATTTTTAAATACTCTCTTAAGGTAATTAAGTTTTTCTTTTATGAAATAAAATCAGAAAACATTAAAATTAATGGCTTTTATAGTGATTGGGCATTACCGACATTCAATGTTATTAGACTTCTGATGTATGCTTTTATGCTAGTGATTATTTTTCCATATTTGCCAGGTTCAGATTCGCCTATTTTCAAGGGAGTTTCGGTATTTGTTGGGGTTTTGTTTTCGCTTGGTTCTTCCAATGCCATTGCTAATATGGTTGCAGGTTTGGTTATTACCTATATGCGTCCGTTTAAAATAGGGGACTTTATAAAAATTGGAGAGGTAAGTGGAGAAGTAATTGAAAAAACCGCCTTGGTTACTAGAATTAGAACGCCAAAATTTGAAGATATTACGATTCCAAATGCTACCGTTTTATCGAGTACTTCTACCAATTATTCAGCAAATACAAATGAGTCCACAAACGGATTATTAATTCATACTACGGTTACAATTGGATATGATGTTCCTTGGAAAGACATTCATGCCGCCTTGATTGATGCCGCTGTAAAAACGGAAATGACAGAAAAAGAACCTAAACCATTTGTGCTTCAAACCAGTTTAGATGATTTTTATGTTTCGTATCAAATAAATGTTTATACCAAAGAACCAACCAAACAACCAAGGATTTATTCTTCACTTCATCAAAATATTCAAGATTCTTTTAATGCTGCCGGTATTGAAATCATGTCGCCCCATTACAGTGCTTTACGAGATGGAAACACAACAACAATTCCGCCTAATTATTTAAAAGAGGACTATGAATCTCCTGTTTTTAATATTAAAAGCAAAGGTTAAATAATTGATAACGAGTAATTAAATTTAAAACTTTAACACATGAATACTTTGTAATTAATTGAATAAAAATTAACTTTATCATGAATGTTTGTCAGTACTTTGCTCAAAACTCAGTTTTTTTTATAATAAAACGACTAGATGTAAGTATTTATTTATTGTTAGGAATGGAATAGTTTTGAAGCAAATTACGAATAAAGTGTAACCAGAATTAATTGTAGATTAGAAATTATGAAGTACAATCATCTCAGCCATGAACAAAGCATGCAAGTATTTTCTAATATGATATCAACCAAAGTTCATAATGGATTTACTTTAGAAGAAAGAAATGATGAATTGCTTTTCGCGGTTTTATCTAAAGGTGGTAAAGTGGTTAATCACAGTTTGAATTTTTTGATTTTTTGTTTAACTCTAGGTTTATGGTCATTTGCATGGCTGTACTTAACCTTTGAAGCTTCAAAACAAAAAAAGATTTTAGTAGCTATTGACGAAGATGGTCTTCCTTTTGAGGAAAGATGTTTGGTAGCATAAGAACGCTAAAAAAAACGAGAAATAAATAAAGCCATAAATGCAAATTAATCAATTGCATTTATGGCTTTGTTATTTAAAAAAACGAGTAAGATTTATAGCTTGTCTTTTAAGTAAACTCCCGTTACCGATTCTTTTACTTTTACAATATCTTCTGGAGTTCCAGATGCCAATAAATGACCACCATTTTCTCCACCTTCCGGACCTAAATCCAATATCCAGTCGGCGCATTTTATTAGATCAAGGTTGTGCTCGATTACAATTATTGAATGTCCTTTTTCAATTAAAGCATCAAAAGAAGCTAAAAGCTTTTTAATATCATGAAAATGAAGTCCAGTCGTAGGCTCATCAAATACGAAAAGTGCCTTGTCTTTTGTTGCTCCTTTAACTAAAAAGGAAGCCAATTTTATACGCTGTGCTTCTCCACCAGAAAGTGTAGAAGAAGATTGCCCTAACTGAACATATCCTAAACCTACATCTTGCAAAGGCTGCAATTTTTGGGTGATCTTAGTCTGTTTGTTTTTTTCGAAAAAGGCAATCGCATCGTCAATTGTCATTGTTAGAATGTCATTGATGTTTTGATTGTCAAAAGTGACCTCCAGAATTTCTTTTTTAAATCGTTTTCCTCCGCAGGTTTCACAAGGTAGCGAAACATCGGCCATAAAGACCATTTCGACATTGATAGAACCTTCACCTTTACAGGTTTCGCATCGTCCTCCGTCAACATTAAAAGAGAAATGTTTGGCCTGATAACCTCTTATTTTTGATAATTTTTCTTTTGCATACAAATCACGAATATCATCATAAGCCTTGATATAAGTGACAGGATTTGATCTCGAACTTCTTCCAATCGGATTTTGATCTACATATTCAATATGCTTGATTTGCGAAAAAGATCCAGAAATTTCAGTAAACTGCCCTGCTTTTTCAGCAGCACTTTCCAATTTTTTCTGTACGGCTGGAAACAAAATTTTCTTAATCAAAGTACTTTTTCCACTTCCAGAAACTCCTGTAACAACAGTTAAAACATCTAAAGGAAAGGTAACATTTATATTTTTTAAGTTGTTTTCGCGAGCGCCAATAATATCAATATGATTTTTGAATTTTCTTCTTTTCTTCGGAACCGAAATTTCTAAATCACCATTTAAATATTTTGCTGTCAAAGAATCAGATTTCAAAATCTCATCATAAGTTCCTTGAGCAACCAATTTTCCTCCAAAAGTTCCAGCTTCTGGGCCAATATCGATAATCATATCGGCAGCTTTCATAATATCTTCATCATGTTCAACCACAATTACGGTGTTGCCAAGATCACGAAGAGAAAGCAATACCTTAATCAGTCTTTCAGAATCTTTTGGATGAAGACCAATACTTGGCTCATCCAAAATATACATCGATCCAACCAAACTGCTTCCAAGAGAAGTCGCTAGATTAATACGCTGCGATTCACCTCCAGAAAGAGTAGCAGAATTTCTATTAAGAGTAAGATAATCTAAACCGACTTCAGTTAAAAAAGACAAACGATTATTAATTTCCACCATTAATCGTTTAGCGATTTGCTGTTCGTACTGATTTAATTCGATGTTTTTAAAGAAAGTAACCAAATGTTTAATTGGTAAATCAACCAGATCAGAAACCGTTTTTCCGTTGATTTTTACGTAAGAAGCTTCTTCGCGCAAGCGTTTCCCTTTACAGGAATGGCATTTTGTTTTACCACGGTAACGAGACAGCATTACACGATTTTGAATCTTATAGTTTTTTTCTTCTAATTCTCTGAAGAAATCATTAAGTCCTTGAAAATACTGATTTCCAGTCCAAATTAAATCTTTTTGTTCGTCTGTTAATTGAAAATAGGGTTTGTGAATTGGGAAATCAAATTTATAAGCGTGTTTTACCAATTCATCTTTGTACCAGCTCATGCTTTCGCCACGCCATGGATAAATAGCGCTTTCATAAATTGATAATGAAGTGTTCGGAACAACCAGATCAGCATCAATGCCAATTATATTTCCGTAGCCTTCACAAACAGGGCAAGCTCCATACGGATTGTTGAAACTGAATAAATGCACATTTGGCTCTAGAAAAGTCATTCCGTCAAGCTCAAAATTATTAGAATAAGAAAATCTCTTTTCAGCATTTAATTCTTGAAGATAACAAATTCCTTTTCCTTCAAAAAAAGCAGTCTGTACAGCATCAGCCAAACGGTTATAAAATTCATCTTCCTCTTTTACAACAATACGATCAATGATCAATAAAATATCTTTATTATCGAATTGATGTAAATCTGAAGCAGAAAACTCGTCCAAACGAACCATTTCATTATCAACCAAGATACGAGCAAAACCTTGTTGCAAAAGCACTTTTAGTTTGTCTTCAAGCATTCTTCCTTCTTCCAGATGAATTGGAGCAAGCAATAACCATCTGCTGTCAAGAGGAAGGTTCTTTACATCTGAAATAACATCAGTAACAGTATTTTTTTTAACTTCCTGTCCAGAAATAGGAGAGTAGGTACGTCCAATTCTGGCAAACAAAAGTTTGATATAATCGTAAATTTCAGTAGAAGTTCCAACTGTTGAACGAGCATTGGTTGTATTTACTTTTTGCTCAATAGCAATTGCGGGAGCAATACCTTTAATATATTCTACCTTAGGTTTGTCTAAACGGCCTAAAAACTGACGAGCATAAGAGGATAAACTTTCTACGTAACGTCTTTGTCCTTCGGCATATAAAGTATCAAAAGCTAAACTCGATTTTCCTGATCCTGAAAGACCTGTAATGACAACCAGTTTGTTTCTAGGAATTACAACATCTACATTTTTTAAATTATGTACTTGCGCTCCTTTAATTATAATATTTGATTTTGGATCTATTTTAGAAAGGTCAATTTGCATAAAAAAGTCAATTTTTACAAAAGTAATCAATTTTGAATTGGATTTAGTTAAGGATTTAGTTCCAAATCTTAACTATTTTAATCTTTTAAGATTCTTTTTTGAACCTCATTTTTTAGCCTAAAATGGTGCTTTTGCATGGAAATAAATAGTTCTGCGAAAAAAAATATTAAGCAATTATCTATTTATTACGAGAAAAAATTGTAATTTGAATTTTGATTTAAAGAGAGAAGTAAATATTATCTCGTTAATATTGAGGTGTTTATCTGTGTTTTTTGGCGCTTTTAACTATCTTTTGTTTTATGAATTTTTAGCTGTTTGTGCGTAAATTTTATGTTTATTGTACATTAATAAAAGTTTTACTAATAATTATTAATGATTTTATTTGCTTTTTAAAACTAAAATTTGTTAAATTTGGTCACAATATTAACATAACCTATAAAAAAGAAACGCCTATATAAGAAAACTACTTTTTAGAAAATACTCCAAATTTTAAAAATTAAAACTAAAAAAGTAGTTATTATGGCTGATCTGCATACTCCAGACGCTCTATTAGTAAAAAATTATGTTGACGGTAGTGAAGCTGCACTTGCAACATTAATAAAAAGGCACGAGTCTAAGATATATGGATTTATATATTCTAAGATAGCTGATAGAGATATTTCAAATGATATTTTTCAAGATACATTTATTAAAGTAATTAAAACTTTAAAAAGTAATTCGTACAACGAAGAAGGTAAATTTTTGCCTTGGGTTATGCGTATTTCTCATAATTTAATTGTAGATCATTTTCGTAAAACGAAGAAAATGCCAATGTATAGAGAGACAGAAGAGTTTTCTATTTTCTCTATTATGTCAGACGATGCATTGACAATTGAAGGTAAAATGATTGTGGATCAGGTAGAACTTGATTTGAAAAAGCTAATAGAAGAGCTTCCAGATGACCAAAAGGAAGTATTGGTAATGCGTATGTATCAGGACATGAGCTTCAAAGAAATCTCGGAAATAACTGGTGTTAGCATCAATACAGCATTAGGAAGAATGCGCTATGCGCTAATGAATTTGAGAAAAATAATAGATAAACATCAAATTATTTTAACCAACTAATACTATTTTGATAATAAGCCCGTTATATTAGTATAAAATATTCTGATAGTATGGGGAAAATTTACTCAAAAAAAGCATTAGCTTCTAAAAATCTTAAACCTAAAAAAGAAGTTGTTTCTTTTTTATTGAATTATTCAAGAGCCTTGACTGTAGTTAAGATTGAGGATAAAAATTTTGAGATTATAGCTAACTAAACAGCCCACTGATCCTGTCGGATGTTTATCAAAAATAAACCAAATGGTCGTTTTGGTTTAAGAGCTCACTGTTTGTATATTTAATATACAGGTAGTGAGTTTTTTTTATTTCTACTTTTTTGATGGAAAAATATAAGTTTTTTACATCATTTTTCTCTTGTTTTGTTAAAATTTAAAAATTTGATGAGAATTTATATGTTTATTTGGTTTTTAATTCTATTTTAGTTAAAAAACTAACTTTTTATTCGAATAAAATGCTTTTGTAAAGTGTTATTCTTATTGAAAAGTTATTTAAGGTAAGAATTAGAAAAATAATACATTAAAAATTAAATATTTAACCTCAAAAAACAGATCGTTTATGAAGAAAAACTACCCTGCTTTATTTCGTTAAGTTTGATGCTCAATTGATTTGAGAAAATATTTGGACCAGCAAATGTTTGCTCATAAATGGTAATAAAGATAATTTTTAAACCAGTTTAATTATCTCTTTACTGTGCCTCAAAAGAACTAAGAAAATCATTTAATCACCAAAACTTAACCGTAATGAAAGAGAACATTAAAGTGTTGTCGTGCTTATTATTGATGAGCATTGGCGCATTTGCCCAAAAAGACAAAATTAAGGAAGCGCAGTCTTTATTTGATAAAGGAAATAGTCAAGACGCTTTGGCTATCTTAACTAAAACAGAATACCTTATTCTTAATGCTTCTGATGAAGACAAATCTGATTACTATTTCTTAAAAGGTAATGTCTTAAAAGATTTGGCTGTAAAAAACATAGATGCAGCAAACAATTTTACATTGGCGTCGCAATCCTATCAAGACGTTTTCTTATACGAGAACGAATCAGGAAAATTTAAGTGGACAATTAAAGCTAATATGGCATTAAAAGACATGAAAGCTAGTCTAGTAAATGGTGCAATGGCAGATTTTAAAGCCGAAAAATACAAAGAAAGTTCCGATAAAAGCTACAAGGTATATTTATTTGATAAAAAAGATACCATAAACTTATACAACGCGGCATCTTCATCTATAAACGCCAAAGAT
The Flavobacterium humidisoli DNA segment above includes these coding regions:
- a CDS encoding mechanosensitive ion channel family protein, yielding MKIKVLRLFAFFFVLLSFSIFAQNSNLKKPEKESATVKLKGYPVKPFNDTIFFVYHNVGSFSAKERAQYITSKIKRLYNESFFEKDSIKVIPSDVSMDIVYQSDLVIMSVLEADAKAENSTVSAIANRNLAKIKSAIIYQNENYSQLPKRIGYTVLLTLIIGLVLFLISKVFNFIKRYIVKKRARYFKGVSYNSINILSPDKQLFLFLRIFGIIKTITLILIVYLSLPVLFSIFPATKDYTTTLLKWILTPAKLAFMGFISFLPSLFTIIVIIIIFKYSLKVIKFFFYEIKSENIKINGFYSDWALPTFNVIRLLMYAFMLVIIFPYLPGSDSPIFKGVSVFVGVLFSLGSSNAIANMVAGLVITYMRPFKIGDFIKIGEVSGEVIEKTALVTRIRTPKFEDITIPNATVLSSTSTNYSANTNESTNGLLIHTTVTIGYDVPWKDIHAALIDAAVKTEMTEKEPKPFVLQTSLDDFYVSYQINVYTKEPTKQPRIYSSLHQNIQDSFNAAGIEIMSPHYSALRDGNTTTIPPNYLKEDYESPVFNIKSKG
- the uvrA gene encoding excinuclease ABC subunit UvrA, with the protein product MQIDLSKIDPKSNIIIKGAQVHNLKNVDVVIPRNKLVVITGLSGSGKSSLAFDTLYAEGQRRYVESLSSYARQFLGRLDKPKVEYIKGIAPAIAIEQKVNTTNARSTVGTSTEIYDYIKLLFARIGRTYSPISGQEVKKNTVTDVISDVKNLPLDSRWLLLAPIHLEEGRMLEDKLKVLLQQGFARILVDNEMVRLDEFSASDLHQFDNKDILLIIDRIVVKEEDEFYNRLADAVQTAFFEGKGICYLQELNAEKRFSYSNNFELDGMTFLEPNVHLFSFNNPYGACPVCEGYGNIIGIDADLVVPNTSLSIYESAIYPWRGESMSWYKDELVKHAYKFDFPIHKPYFQLTDEQKDLIWTGNQYFQGLNDFFRELEEKNYKIQNRVMLSRYRGKTKCHSCKGKRLREEASYVKINGKTVSDLVDLPIKHLVTFFKNIELNQYEQQIAKRLMVEINNRLSFLTEVGLDYLTLNRNSATLSGGESQRINLATSLGSSLVGSMYILDEPSIGLHPKDSERLIKVLLSLRDLGNTVIVVEHDEDIMKAADMIIDIGPEAGTFGGKLVAQGTYDEILKSDSLTAKYLNGDLEISVPKKRRKFKNHIDIIGARENNLKNINVTFPLDVLTVVTGVSGSGKSTLIKKILFPAVQKKLESAAEKAGQFTEISGSFSQIKHIEYVDQNPIGRSSRSNPVTYIKAYDDIRDLYAKEKLSKIRGYQAKHFSFNVDGGRCETCKGEGSINVEMVFMADVSLPCETCGGKRFKKEILEVTFDNQNINDILTMTIDDAIAFFEKNKQTKITQKLQPLQDVGLGYVQLGQSSSTLSGGEAQRIKLASFLVKGATKDKALFVFDEPTTGLHFHDIKKLLASFDALIEKGHSIIVIEHNLDLIKCADWILDLGPEGGENGGHLLASGTPEDIVKVKESVTGVYLKDKL
- a CDS encoding RNA polymerase sigma factor — its product is MADLHTPDALLVKNYVDGSEAALATLIKRHESKIYGFIYSKIADRDISNDIFQDTFIKVIKTLKSNSYNEEGKFLPWVMRISHNLIVDHFRKTKKMPMYRETEEFSIFSIMSDDALTIEGKMIVDQVELDLKKLIEELPDDQKEVLVMRMYQDMSFKEISEITGVSINTALGRMRYALMNLRKIIDKHQIILTN